The Pseudomonas cucumis sequence CTGTGACCGAAAATAACAATCGTTGTGCGGTGTGAAAGCCGTGCGACTCACCTTAGACACCATCGATTGCGATTATCGGCTGGTGGTTCGATAATCGCCCAATCTTGGTGGCCGATGGCTTGAGTGTCAGACCGGGAGCCGCTTGTAATAGTCGCTGATCCGTGTGGGAAACAACCTGATATGAACGATCAAATGCGCAATTCCTTCGCTTCAGTGGCACCGCCGATCGTTGCCTCGCCAGCCAAGCGAATCCAGGCCCTGACCGGTGACCCGGATTTCATGACTTCCCTGGCCCGTGGTCTGGCGGTGGTGCAAGCGTTCCAGGAGCGCAAGCGGCATCTGACCATTGCGCAGATCAGCCATCGCACGGAAATTCCCCGCGCCGCTGTGCGACGTTGCCTGCATACCCTGATCAAACTTGGCTACGCCACCACCGATGGGCGCACCTATTCGCTGTTGCCCAAAGTATTGACCCTGGGCCATGCCTATTTGTCGTCGACGCCATTGGCGGTTTCTGCCCAGCCGTATCTGGACCGCATGAGTGAGCAGCTGCATGAGGCCTGCAACATGGCCACGCTGGAAGGTGATGACATTTTGTACATTGCGCGCTCGGCGACCACCCAGCGGCTGATTTCCGTCGACCTCTCGGTGGGCGGGCGATTGCCGGCCTATTGCACGTCCATGGGCAGGATTCTTCTCGCCGCGCTAGACGACACGTCATTGCGCGAATACCTTGACCATGCAGAGCTGCAAGCCAAGACCAGTCGCACCTTGCATACCCCCGAGGCGTTGCTCGAATGCCTGCAAGAGGTACGGCTACAAGGCTGGTGCATCGTCGATCAGGAACTGGAGCAGGGCCTGCGCTCGATTGCCGTTCCGGTGTACGACGCTTCTGGCCAAGTGGTGGCGGCGTTAAACGTCAGCACCCACGCCGGCCGGGTCAGTCGCAGCGAGCTGGAACAGCGTTTCTTGCCCGGTCTGCTAAGCGCCAGTCGTGATCTGAGCGCGCAACTCTTTGCCTAAGCTGTTCGATAAACGCACAGAGTCGCGTTTATCGAATTGACGCTCTTTCCCTTGGCTCATTAATGTCGCGGCAGCGTCATCCGGCACTGCTGGCCTTCATTCAGTCGCCGGACGACGCCCCCAATAATAATGAGAAGAGGCATCGTTATGCGCACGTTTCCCGACTGTCGCTGTTCCCGCCGATTTAGCTGCCGAAACCGCATCGCCTGATCTCGACCTCCTTTTTTTTGTGACAGCGTCAGCCCCGGCTGGCACTTGTTCGACTGCGTTCTTTGCGTGGAATAAAAATAATGAACCAGCCTCAGTCTGCTGTAGGAAACTGCCTCGACGTGCAGTCCTTCATCAACGCTCAACCCATTTCGCGCTACCAATGGCGGGTGGTGATTCTATGTTTCCTGATTGTTTTCCTCGATGGCCTCGACACCGCGGCTATGGGCTTTATTGCGCCGGCACTGTCCCAGGACTGGGGCATCGATCGGGCCAGTCTCGGCCCGGTGATGAGTGCGGCGTTGATCGGCATGGTCTTCGGCGCCTTGGGTTCCGGCCCATTGGCTGACCGCTTTGGGCGAAAAGTCGTACTGGTGGGCGCAGTATTGTTGTTCGGCGCTTTCAGCCTGGCGTCGGCGTACAGCACCAACGTCGATCAACTGCTAGTGCTGCGTTTCCTCACCGGTCTGGGTCTGGGCGCCGGCATGCCGAATGCCACCACGCTGCTGTCCGAATACACCCCGGAGCGCAAGAAATCCCTGCTGGTGACCAGCATGTTCTGCGGCTTCAACCTCGGCATGGCCGGGGGCGGGTTCATCTCGGCCAAACTGATCCCGGCTTTCGGTTGGCACAGCCTGTTGATGATCGGTGGGATTCTGCCGCTGATTCTCGCCGTCGTCTTGCTGTTCTGGTTGCCGGAATCGGCGCGCTATCTGGTGGTGCGCAATCGTGGCACGGACAAAGTACGCAAGGCCCTGGCACCCATCGACCCGACGCTGGTGGCCCAAGCTTCGAGCTTCAGCGTGCCGGAACAGAAAACCGTGAAGGCACGCAATGTGTTCGCGGTGATCTTCTCCGGCATTTACAGCACCGGCACGTTGTTGCTGTGGCTGACGTACTTCATGGGGCTGGTGATTGTTTACCTGCTGACCAGTTGGCTGCCGACGCTGATGCGCGACAGTGGCGCGAGCATGGAACAGGCCGCATTCATTGGTGCGCTGTTTCAGTTCGGTGGGGTGTTGAGCGCAGTGGGTGTGGGCTGGGCGATGGACCGGTTCAATCCGCACAAGGTCATCGGCATTTTCTACCTGTTGGCCGGGGTGTTTGCCTACGCAGTAGGGCAGAGCCTGGGCAACATCACATTGCTGGCGACCCTGGTGCTGGTGGCCGGGATGTGTGTCAACGGCGCGCAATCGGCGATGCCGTCTTTGGCGGCGCGGTTTTACCCGACCCAAGGGCGGGCGACCGGTGTGTCGTGGATGCTCGGGATTGGCCGCTTCGGCGCGATCCTCGGTGCGTGGATGGGTGCAACGTTGCTGGGCCTGGGCTGGAATTTCGAACAGGTGCTGACGGCGCTGGTAATTCCGGCTGCGTTGGCGACCACGGCGGTGGTGATCAAGGGCATGGTCAGCCATGCGGATGCGACCTGAGGGCAATTTCCGAGATGTGATCGTTCCCACGCTCCGCGTGGGAAAGTCTCAACGGACGTCCCGGGCTGCATTCCCACGCGGAGCGTGGAACGATCGACAGAGGAGATCGGTAGGGAGATAACAATCTGTTCGATAAACGAACACTTAGTCGATTATCGGATTGTTCGGGTTTTTCCAGGGGCTTAATCTTCAGTCATTCCGGCGCTGAACCTCGCGCCTTTTTCTACCACTGTTGGTTCATAACAAAACGGGAGCCTGCCCCATGGCTGAAATCCTTTCGCTGCATGACGCGATAAAGCAGTTCGTCAACGACGGCGATACCGTCGCGCTCGAAGGCTTTACTCACCTGATTCCTACGGCGGCGGGTCACGAAATCATCCGTCAGGGCAAGAAAGATCTGACCCTGGTGCGGATGACGCCCGACTTGATCTACGACCAGTTGATCGGTGCCGGTTGTGCTCGCAAGCTGATTTTCTCCTGGGGCGGTAACCCTGGCGTCGGTTCGTTGCACCGTTTGCGTGACGCGGTCGAAAGACAGTGGCCGCATGCGCTGGAAATTGAAGAACACAGCCACGCCGACCTGGCCAATGCCTACGTCGCGGGCGCTTCGGGCTTACCGTTCGCGGTGCTGCGTGCCTACGGCGGTTCCGACCTGCCGAAGGTCAACCCGCTGATCAAAACCGTCACGTGCCCGTTCACCGGCGAAGTGTTGGCGGCGGTGCCGTCGGTGCGCCCGGACATTACCGTGATTCATGCGCAGAAAGCCGACCGCAAAGGCAATGTACTGCTGTGGGGCATTCTCGGCGTGCAGAAAGAAGCGGCGCTGGCCGCCAAGCGTTGCATCGTCACTGTTGAAGAAATCGTCGACGACCTCAATGCTCCGATGAACGCTTGCGTGCTGCCGACCTGGGCCTTGAGCGCGGTCTGCCATGTACCGGGGGGCGCGCATCCGTCCTACGCCCACGGTTACACCGAACGCGATAACCGTTTCTACCAGGCCTGGGACCCGATTGCCCGCGACCGTGAAACCTTCACCGCGTGGATCAACGAGTACATCCACGGTTGCGCTGACTTCAGTGAGTTCCAGGCCAAGCTGGCCGCTGCTTCGGAGGCCAAGTAATGACTTACACCACCAATGAAATGATGACCGTTGCCGCCGCCCGCCGTCTGAAAAACGGTTCGGTGTGCTTCGTCGGTATCGGCCTGCCGTCGAAAGCCGCCAACCTGGCGCGTCTGACTTCCTCGCCAGACGTCGTCCTGATCTATGAATCGGGTCCGATCGGTGCCAAGCCGAGCGTACTGCCGCTGTCGATCGGTGACGGTGAACTGGCGGAAACCGCCGACACTGTCGTCCCGACCGGTGAGATTTTTCGCTACTGGTTGCAGGGCGGGCGCATCGACGTCGGTTTTCTCGGCGCCGCGCAAGTCGACCGCTTCGGTAATATCAACACCACCGTGGTGGGCGACTACCATCAGCCCAAGGTTCGCTTGCCGGGTGCCGGTGGCGCGCCGGAGATCGCCGGTTCCGCCAAGAGCGTGCTGATCATCCTCAAGCAATCGGCGCGCTCCTTTGTCGATAAACTCGATTTCATCACTTCGGTCGGCCATGGCGAGGGCGGTGATTCGCGCAAGCGTCTGGGTCTGCCGGGCGCCGGTCCGGTCGGCATTATTACCGACCTGTGCATCATGGAACCCGAAGCGGATACTCATGAATTCGTGGTGACCGCGCTGCACCCAGGCGTGACACGCGAGCAAGTGATTGCCGCCACCGGTTGGGCGATTCGCTTCGCCGATCAGGTGGAAAACACCGCCGAGCCAACCGATGTCGAGCTGACCGCGCTGCGCGATCTGGAAGCACGCACCGCGGCGGCCCACGGCCAAGCACCCGGAGAAGCCTGATGCGTGACGTTTATATCTGCGACGCCATTCGCACCCCTATCGGCCGTTTCGGCGGTGGCTTGTCGGCGGTTCGCGCCGACGACCTGGCCGCCGTGCCGATCAAGGCGCTGATGGCGCGCAACCCTTCGGTGGACTGGAATGCGGTGGACGAGGTGTTTCTCGGTTGCGCCAACCAGGCCGGCGAAGACAACCGCAACGTCGCACGCATGGCGTTGTTGCTGGCAGGCCTGCCGGAAACCATTCCCGGCGTCACTCTCAATCGGCTGTGCGCTTCGGGCATGGATGCGATTGGCACCGCATTCCGGGCCATCGCCAGTGGCGAGATGGAGTTGGCGATTGCCGGCGGCGTCGAGTCCATGTCCCGTGCACCGTTCGTGATGGGCAAGGCCGATGCGGCGTTCTCGCGCAACATGAAACTGGAAGACACCACCATCGGCTGGCGTTTCATCAATCCGTTGATGAAAGCCCAATACGGCGTCGATGCGATGCCGCAGACCGCCGATAACGTGGCCGACGACTACCAGGTGTCCCGCGCCGATCAGGATGCGTTCGCCCTGCGCAGTCAGCAACGCACGGCGGCCGCGCAAGCCGCAGGATTTTTCGCTGAAGAAATCGTCGAAGTGCGCATTGCCCACAAGAAGGGTGAAAGCGTCGTCACGCAGGATGAACATCCCCGTGCTGACACGACATTGGAAACCCTGGCCAAACTCAAACCGGTGAACGGCCCGGACAAAACCGTTACCGCCGGCAACGCTTCCGGCGTGAACGACGGTGCGGCGGCGTTGATTCTGGCCTCCGGCGACGCGGTGAAGAAACATGGCCTGACTGCCCGCGCTCGCGTTTTGGGCATGTCGAGTGCCGGTGTCGCGCCACGGGTGATGGGCATCGGCCCGGTGCCGGCGGTGCGCAAGTTGACTGAGCGCCTGGGCCTGGCGGTCAGCGATTTCGATGTGATCGAACTCAACGAAGCCTTCGCCAGCCAGGGCTTGGCCGTACTGCGTGAACTGGGATTGGCGGACGACGCGGCCCAGGTCAACCCGAACGGTGGCGCCATTGCCTTGGGCCATCCGCTGGGCATGAGCGGTGCACGCTTGGTACTGACCGCGCTGCATCAACTGGAAAAGACCGGCGGCAAGAAAGGTCTGGCGACCATGTGCGTCGGTGTCGGCCAGGGTCTGGCCCTGGCGATCGAACGGGTCTGACATACAGACGCGACTAATAAGAATTGAGGAAAGCGCAATGACTGACAAACCTGGTTACCGTCGCCCGCAGGCGGGCACTCAGCCGGAATACCTGCACCCTCCTTATCAATCCACCAACCTTCGCTCGCCGTCCAAGCCGTTGGTGTTTTTGCCTCATTCGCTGTCGGAAATCACCGGCCCGACCATTGGCGCCGAGCGCATCCAGGAACAGGACAATGACCTGACTGCCCAGCACTCGGGCGAGCCACTGGGTGAACGGATCATCATTCACGGCCGTGTGCTGGATGAAAATGGTCTGCCGGTGCCAGGCATTCTGGTGGAGATCTGGCAGGCCAACGCCGCCGGTCGCTACGCCCATGCGCGTGACCTGCACGACGCGCCGCTGGACCCGAACTTTACCGGCACCGGCCGCACCGTGACCGACGCCGATGGCTGGTATCAGTTCCAGACCATCAAGCCTGGCGCCTATCCGTGGGGTAACCATCACAACGCCTGGCGCCCGGCGCACATCCATTTCTCACTGTTCGGGCCCAGTATTCTCACGCGCCTGGTGACCCAGATGTATTTCCCGGGTGATCCGTTGCTGGCTTACGACCCGATCTACAACTGCGTGCCCGACACCAGCGCCAAAGAGCGCCTGATCGCCAGTTTCGACCTGGAAAAAACCATCCCTTCCTACGCCCTCGGTTATCGCTGGGACATCGTCTTGCGCGGCCGCGATGCCACGCCGATGGAGAAATAAGATGACGCTGAACGCGACCACGTCCCACACCGTCGGGCCGTATTACCACATCGGCCTGACCTGGCTGAACCGCGAAGACCTGACCGTTGCACAGACTCTCGGTGAGCGCGTGGCGATCACCGGGCAAGTCGTCGATGGCAACGGCGACTTCGTCAACGACGCGATGCTCGAAGTCTGGCAGGCCAACGCCGCCGGCAAGTACGACCATCCCGAAGACGATCAGGACAAACCCCTGGACCCGAACTTCGAAGGGTTTGGCCGGGTGCCGGTGGATGCAGAAGGGCGCTTCCGCTTTACCACGATCAAGCCGGGCACAGTGGAAGGCCTGAAGGGCACGACCCAGGCGCCGCATTTGGTGGTACTGGTGTTTGCTCGCGGGTTGGTGAAGCACTTGTTGACGCGGATTTACTTTGATGGCGAACCGGCCAACGCGGCGGACCCGCTACTGGAATGCGTGCCTGCCGAACGCCGTAGTACCTTGCTGGCGAAGAAGGATGCTGCGGGTGTTTATCAGTGGAATGTGATTTTGCAGGGCACGGATGCGGAGACGGTGTTCTTCGATTATTGATTGAATGCCACAAAATCTGTGGGATTCTTGATCTTTACGCGGGGGCCTGACCGGCTACGCCTGCAAGGACTGTTTATGAACCAGCGACCGGGCAATCAATTGTTCGATGCCTACTTCACGGCACGCGACATGCGTGAGGTGTTCTGCGATCAGGGCCGGGTTCAGGCCATGCTTGATTTCGAAGCGGCACTGGCCCGGGCCGAAGCACGGGTTGGCCTGATTCCGCAGACGGCTGTCGCGTCTATCGAAGCGGCGTGTCGGGCCGAGCATTACGACTTCGCCGCGCTGGGTCAGGCGATTGCCACGGCGGGGAATTCGGCGATTCCATTGGTCAAGGCATTGGGCAAGCAGATCGCGAAGAACGATACCGAAGCCGAGCGTTACGTGCATCTGGGCGCGACCAGTCAGGATGTGATGGACACCGGCCTGGTGCTGCAACTGCGCCGCGCGCTGGAGTTGATCGAAGCTGACCTGATGCAGCTGGGGGAAACCCTCGCGACCCAGGCCTGGCGTTACGTCGCCACCCCATTGGCCGGACGCACCTGGTTGCAACACGCGACGCCCGTCACCCTCGGCATGAAAATCGCCGGTTGGTTGGGGGCGGTAACGCGCAGCCGTCAGCGTTTGCTGGAACTCAAACCGCGCCTGTTGGTGCTGCAATTCGGCGGCGCCTCCGGCACCCTCGCGGCCCTCGGCGAACAGGCGATGCCGATTGCCCAAGCCTTGGCCGCAGAACTGCAACTGACCTTGCCGGATCAACCCTGGCACACCCAGCGTGATCGTCTGGTGGAGTTTGGCGCGGTGCTTGGGTTGATCGCCGGCAGCCTCGGCAAACTCGGCCGCGACATCAGCCTGTTGATGCAGACCGAGGCCGGCGAAGTGTTCGAGCCATCGGCACCGGGCAAGGGCGGTTCCTCGACCATGCCGCACAAGCGCAACCCGGTGGGCGCAGCGGTGCTGATCGGCGCAGCGACGCGGGTGCCGGGTTTGCTCTCGACCTTGTTCAGCGCGATGCCGCAGGAGCACGAACGCAGCCTGGGCCTGTGGCATGCCGAATGGGAAACTCTGCCGGAGATCTGCTGTTTGGTGTCAGGCAGCTTGCAGCAAGCGCTGTTGGTGGCCAACGGACTGGAAGTGGATGCCGACCGAATGACGCACAACCTCGACCTGACCCAGGGCCTGGTGCTGGCCGAAGCCGTGAGCATCGTGCTGGCGCAACGGGTCGGTCGCGACACCGCGCATCATCTGCTGGAGCAATGCTGCAAGCGCGCCGTGGCCGAGCAACGTCATCTGCGCGCGGTACTCGGTGACGAGCCGCAGGTGACTGCCGAGCTGTCGGACGCTGAACTCGATCGTCTGCTGGACCCCGCCCATTACCTCGGTCAGGCCCATACCTGGGTCGAGCGAGCGGTGGCTGAACATTTTGCGTTGACCGCTTGAAGGAGACTGCTGTGGCATTCGTACAACTCGCTGAGGGCGAACTGCACTACCAAATTCAAGGGCCGCAACTCGATGGACCGGCGGATGCGCCGGTGCTGGTGCTGTCCAACTCACTGGGTACCGACCTGCACATGTGGGACGCGCAGATCCCGGCGCTCACCGAGCATTTTCGCGTGCTGCGTTTCGACACCCGTGGTCACGGCCAATCGTTGGTGACGCCGGGGCCTTACAGCATCGAGCAACTGGGCCACGACGTGCTGGCGCTACTGGATGCGCTGCACATCGAACGCGCGCATTTCTGTGGTCTGTCCATGGGCGGGTTGATCGGCCAGTGGCTGGGGATCAATGCCGGTCAGCGTTTGAACAAACTGATCGTGTGCAACACTGCGGCGAAAATCGGCGATCCGTCGGTGTGGAATCCACGGATCGAAACCGTGCTGCGTGACGGCGCGGCGGCGATGGTTGCCCTGCGCGATGCGTCGATTGCACGCTGGTTTACCGCGGATTTTTCCGAGGCTAATCCGGAAGTGGTGAAGCGGATTACCGACATGCTCGCGGCCACCTCGCCTGAAGGTTACGCGGCCAATTGCGCGGCGGTACGCGATGCCGACTTCCGCGATCAGTTGTCCTCGATTCAGGTGCCGCTGCTGGTGATCGCCGGCACTGAAGACGCGGTGACGCCGCCGTCGGGCGGGCATTTCATTCAGGAACATGTGCAGGGCGCCGAGTACGCCCAGTTCTACGCCGCGCACCTGTCCAACGTCCAGGCCGGCGCTGCGTTCAGCGACCGAGTACTGGCGTTTCTGTCAGCTCATTGAGGGGATTGTTGTGGACGAGAAACAACGTTACGACGAGGGCATGAAAGTCCGTCGCGCAGTGCTCGGTGACGCCCACGTCGACCGCAGCCTGAGCACGCTGACCGAGTTCAATTCGGAGTTCCAGGAGATGATCACCCGCCATGCCTGGGGCGACATCTGGACCCGCCCGGGCCTGCCGCGCCACACCCGCAGCCTGATCACCATTGCCATGCTGATCGGCATGAACCGCAACGAAGAACTCAAACTGCACCTGCGCGCCGCCGCCAACAACGGCGTGACCCGCGGTGAGATCAAGGAAGTGATCATGCAGAGCGCGATCTACTGCGGCATCCCGGCGGCCAACGCGACCTTCCACCTGGCCGAGTCGGTGTGGGATGAGTTGGGGGTTGAATCGCGGGAGTGATCTGCGAAAGTTGTGTTGCCTGATCTGACGCCTTCGCGGGCAAGCCTCGCTCCTACAGTTATGCGGTGTGAACGCACATTTTGTGTTCACCGAAGATCCCTGTGGGAGCCGGGCTTGCCCGCGATGACGGCACTACATTCAATATTGATGTGACTGAAAGATTGCCATCGCGGGCAAGCCCGCTCCCACATTTTTTGTGTTTACAGCAGGCTGATCGGATAGCTGACGATCAACCGGTTCTCGTCGAACTCGTTATTGCTGAAGTCGCGGCGGATGGTGGAGTTGCGCCATTTGACGTTGAGGTTTTTGAGCGTGCCGCTCTGCACGGTATAGCCCAGTTCGCTTTCACGGCCCCATTCCTTGCCGTCGCTGGTGGTGGCGGTGTGTACGTTGTCGCCGCTGATGTAGCGGTTCATCAGGGTCAGGCCCGGTACGCCCAGAGCGGCGAAGTTGTAGTCGTGGCGCACTTGCCAGGAGCGTTCCCTGGCGTTGTCATAGCTGGCGTTGTAGCTGTCGTTGGCCAGGGCGCCGCCGCTGGTGCCGTTGACCCGCATCCAGGCGTTGTCGCCGGTGAGTTTTTGCAGGCCGACGTAAAAGGTGTTGCCACCGTATTTGGCCGAGAACAGGCCCGACCAGGTCTTGTTGTCCAGCTCGCCCGCCCGGGCGCTGCCGTCATCCTTGCCGTAGAAGAACCCGAGATTGGCGCCCAGGGTCCAGTCGCCCAGTGGTTGGGTGTGGATCAGGTTGACGTATTGCTGGCTGTAGATGTCTTTGAGTTCAGCATTCCACAGGCCGATCTGCGTGCGCTTGTCGTTGAAGACGTATTCGCCGCCCTGGAAGTTGAAGCGGTCTGAGGTGAACGCCGCTTTGCCGGTCATCGACATGTCATTCATGCTGCTGTCGTCGCGCGGGCTGTTGGCGCGGAACTGGCCGCCATAGAGCGTCAGGCCGTCGATTTCCTTCGAAGTGATCTGGCCGCCACGGAAGGTTTGCGGCAGCGAGCGACCGTCGTCCGAACGCAGGATCGGCAGCACCGGCATCCATTCGCCGACTTTCACTTCGGTCTGGGACAGCTTCGCCTTGAACGCCACATTGGTGCGACCGAAGTTGCCCGCCGGGCGACCATCGTGATCCAGCGGCAACAACTGCGTACCGCCAGTGCCTCTGCCGCCGTCGAGCTTGACCGAATACAACCCCAGCACGTCCATGCCGAACCCGACGGTGCCCTGGGTGAACCCGGATTTAGCGTCGAGAATAAAGCTTTGCGTCCACTCTTCAGCCTTGCCCTGGGTCTTGGTCGGGTTGGTGAAGTTACGGTTGATGTAGAAATTGCGCAGGTTCAGGTTGACCTTGGCACCTTCGACAAAGCCCGCTTCCTCGGCCATGGCGGGCAGGGCCGCACCGGCCAGTGCGATGGCGATCAGGCTGGGAAACAAATACTGCGGGGTGGAGGAAGTCATGGGCTCGGGTCTCTCTAATTGTCAGGGATAAAGCAGTACACAGCCGCAACCAAGAGGTCGCAGACACAAGAATCGAATTCGGATAAAGGATGGGGTCAGCCGGAGCGGGGAGGGCGCGTAGTCATGGTGTCGGACCTTGTTGTTATTGATTTTGCAGGTGCGGGCAATGGTGCGAGGGATGGACAGGGGGATTCAATTGGGTGGATGGGGTTTTGGGCGATTATCGAACGTTAATCGACGCCAGCCGGGACGCGGACGGTATGAGGCATTTTTAATCAAATCCCATCGTTATTCGGGTTGATAACAGGTATCCGGGTGCGTGTTTTATGAATGGCGCTTTTTATGTTAGATGAAAGTGCTTAATGCTTTGGTTGTAAGAAGCTTCTTACAGTTATTTCTGTAATTAAAGATATATGGGTAATCGCCAGTTAAACTTAAGGATTGGAATTATCGGTTATCGTGAAAAGATTTAAAGACAGTTGCTGGCATTGCTGGAAAACAAAGGAGGTCTTGCTATATTCAAAATCCTCAGGGCAGGCAAAGGAAATTTATGCCTCGTCAGGAGTACTTTTTAATCAGGCTGAAATAACAAGGAGAAACACCATGCCCACAAGAGCTGTTAATCAGGAGCGTCTTGCTACGGTTGTAGGTCGCGCCCTTCTCGATAAGGAGTTCGCTGAGCAACTGCATAAAGACGCCGAGGCCGCTGTAAAAGGAATAGGTGTGCACTTAACTGCTACTGAACTC is a genomic window containing:
- a CDS encoding Os1348 family RiPP precursor, whose amino-acid sequence is MPTRAVNQERLATVVGRALLDKEFAEQLHKDAEAAVKGIGVHLTATELTAVKNIDTAKLGSAGAGIRDKLGNAAIFDQQQNVQAQMD